The Microbacterium schleiferi genome contains the following window.
GAAGGTGCCCTCGTCGGTCGCGATGATCGGCAGGTTGGAGGCAACGCCGTCCATGAGCCTGTCGATCTGCTCGGGCAGCGGGAACGGTCCGTTGAGCAGGATGCCCGAAATTGACGGGAACGTGCCCGAGGTGTGAGCGAGCAGCGTCGCCAAGAGAACCTCGGTGCGGTCGGCGGGGATCATCACGATGGCGCTCTCGCTCAGCCGCGGCAAGACGTTGACCATCGACATCCCCGCGATCACGACACCCAAGACCTCGCGCGAGAGGAGTTCCTCATCGCCCTTGATCAGCGTGCCGTCGATCGCCGCCATGACCTCGCGCATCGTGGGGGCCACGAGGAACGTGTCTTCGGGAATGGCCCACACCGGGACGACCCCGTCGGACGTCACATGCTCGGGCTCACGCGCGTGGTCGATGACCCCGCGCACCGCCGCGGTGACGTCGTCGACGCGCTCCGGTTCGGCGCGATTGACGATCACCGCCAGCAGCCCTGCCCGCCCGTGCGCGAGCTCCGCCAGCGCGAGCGCGGTGATCTGCCCGATTTCCTCGGGGGTGCGCGCGGGCGAGGATCCGAGCTTCTCCGCCTCGCCGGATCGCCCGCTCATCACGAGCAGGACGGGCGCGCCGAGGTTCGCCGCGATCCGGGCGTTGTACCCGAGCTCTGCGGGAGAGCCGACATCCGTGTAGTCGCTTCCAATGATCACGACGGCATCGCACTGCGCTTCGACGGCCTTGTACCGCTCCACGATCGTGCCGAGGGCCGCGTCGGGATCCGCACGCACCTCGTCGTAGGTCACCCCGATGCAGTCCTCGTACGGGAGGTCGACACCATCGTGCGCGAGAAGCATCTCGAGGACGTAGTCGGGTTCGACCGTCGAGCGGGCGATCGCTCGGAAGACACCAACGCGCGGTGTGGCGTGGCTCAGTGCATCGAGCACGCCGAGAGCGATGGTGGACTTGCCGGAGTGACCTTCTGCTGAGGTGATGAAGATGCTCTGCGCCACGACTTCAGCCTAGGCGCGTCCGCCGGGACCCCGCAGGGCACATCCCGGGGAAAACCCGTGGGCCCGGGGATGGTCGTGCCGCCGTCTCGCTGCGGTCGCGTGGGCATGAAAAGACTCTCCGCGCACCCGGCAGAGCCTGGTTACCCTTGCTACGTTTCCGTCCTGGGGGAGTTGGCCTGGATGCCGCCGCGCGGAGAGCTGCCCCCAGTCTACCCATTCGCCCGGCGGGGATTCGCGGCTTCCTCCCAGAGCCGCACCCACTCGGCCAAGGTTACGATTGTGCAACGACCGACGATGCGCCGTGTATCCGACGAGGCGGCGCGCGCACAGGCGGAGGGGGTCGGCATGACCGAGAGCGTCATCAGCGAGGACCGGGCTACCGCACAGGCCCCACACGCACCAACACCTCTGGCTGTGGAGCGCTTCGCCGAGATCACCGACGCGGTTCTGGGCGCGATCACCTCCGTCATCGATGGCAAGCCCGACGCGGCACGCAGTGCACTCATCTGCCTCCTGGCAGAGGGGCACCTCCTCATCGAAGACGTCCCCGGCGTCGGAAAGACGATGCTCGCGCGGGCCCTCGCAGCATCCATCGACGCCGCGGTGCGCCGCATCCAATTCACCCCCGACCTCCTTCCCGGCGACGTCACCGGTGTCTCGGCGTTCAACCCCGTCGAGCGCGAATTCGAGTTCAAGCCCGGCGCCGTCTTCGCGAACATCGTCATCGCCGACGAGATCAACCGCTCCTCCCCCAAGACCCAGTCCGCGCTGCTGGAGGCGATGGAAGAGCGGCAGGTGACCGTCGACGGGCACACGCACCTCGTCCCGCATCCGTTCTTGGTCGTGGCAACCCAGAACCCGTTGGAGATGGAGGGGACCTACGCGCTGCCGGAAGCCCAGCGCGACAGGTTCACGATGAGAATCTCGATGGGCTATCCGGATGCGCGCGCCGAGACACTGATGCTTCGCCAGCGCGAGACGGTCAACCCGCTCGAGTCGGTGCGACCAGTGGTCACCACCCACGAGGTGGCCGATCTGATCGTGACGGCTCGACACGTCCACGTGGCGCCGGCGATCGAGGAGTACACGGTCTCTCTTGCCCAGGCGACCCGCAGCCACTCCGACCTGAAGCTCGGCGCAAGCCCGCGAGCGACACTGCAATTGGTGCGTGCCGCCAAGGTCGCGGCAGCTCTGGAGGGGCGCTCCTTCGTCATTCCCGATGACATCACCGGACTCTTGCACCCCGTGTTCGCCCATCGCCTGATCGCGACCCGGGCGGCAGGCGGCGCCCATCACGGCGAGGCAGCCGTGGCAGCCGCCCTCGACCAGATAGCGGCCAACGCCCGGGTCCCCCTCGCCTCCCGGCGGTGACATGCGCAGGTGGCCATTCACGCTTCGGGGCACCGGCGCCCTGACGCTCGCCATCGCCTCGTTCGTGATCGCGGGCGAGACGGGAGTCGTCGAGCTGATGTTCTTCGGCGTCCTCATGGCGGTCCTGGTCGCCGCCAGTCTCGCGTCGCTGTGGTTCCGCGGGGCGCCGACCGCGACGCCGCGAAGAGTCGTGCCCGACGTCTCGACAGCGGGCAAACCCACGACAGTGACAGTCACGCTGCGACCGCCGTCGCGGATGCTGGGCAGGTCGGGACAGTGGCGCGAGGACGCCGACGCGGTGTTCATCGGCGAACTCGAGGGCGACCTGTCCTGGAACGGCGCTGATCGTGCCGCGACGGTCACCTACAGCGTGATACCCAGCACACGGGGCATCTACTCCCTGGGTCCGTTGCGGGTCGTCACCGAGGACCCGTTCGGACTTGCCCGTCGCGCGGTCCGCGTGCTCGATGCGGTCCCGGTGCGGGTCGCGCCTGCGCAGGTCGAGGTTCCGGCACTGCGGGCGATGACCGCGACCGCCGGCGGCGCGATCCACGCCACCCACACGCAGCGGGGGCACGGCGTCGACAATCTGCTGGCCCGCCCGTACCAGGCCGGAGACTCGATGCGCCGCATCCATTGGCGTGCTTCTGCTCATCATGACGGGCTCATGGTTCGCCAGGAAGAGAACGAAGCGGCCCCGGATGCCGTCGTCGTCATCGACCTGGACCAGGCACGCTGGGGCGAGGGAGCCGCGACGGCGCCCGGGCAGGACCCCGCCTTCGAGGCAGCCGTCGCGACCACCGTCTCGGCTGTCGCGCAGCTTTCGCACGACGGCTATACGGTCAGCGTGCTCGATAGCGACGGCACACCCCTGCACGAGCCGATTGAGCCGGGCGAGAGAGCGCTCCTGGATGCGTTCGCCGCGCACTGCGCCACGATCGTCGCGGGGGCTGGGCACAGCATCCATGACCTGCCGCGCGCTTTCGCTCGTGTCGGAAGCGGTCCGATCGTGATGATCACCGGCACCGTGTCGGAGGCCGACGTCGCTGCTCTCGCTCCCCTCGGCGCGCACACGACGCTGCCGGTTCTGCTGGCCACGGATGCCAGCCCGGAAGCCTTCGATCGGGCGGCGGAGTTGGGGTGGCGTGTTCAGGCCGTCCGCGTCGGACCGGAGATGCCCGGCTGGTGGGACGATGCGCGCGATCAGGGTGTCGCGCGATGAGCTGGTCGACGCGAGGGCGGGCTGCCCAGAGAACCCGTCGCCGAGGAGCGCGAAGCGGACGCGCCGATGCGCTACTGACCGTCGGCGTCATGATCGGAATCATCGCGGCGCTTCTGCCGGTCACGCGCGTCGTTTCGCCCGGCGCGTGGGTCTGGGGCACGCTCGGGCTGTCGGCGGCAATCATGGTGACAGGATTCCTGCTGCGCCGCACCCGGATGTCGGCCATCGGCATCAGTGCCATCGAGCTGGCGCTCACGGTCGGTGTGGTCACTGTCGTGTTCTTGCGCGACACCGCACTGTGGGGAGTCCTCCCGGTCTTTGCGAGCGTCGATCAGGCAGCGAACCTGGTCGTCACAGCATCCGAGGAGATCTTTTACAGCGCGGCCCCCATGGTGCCCACCCCGGCGTTGAGTTTCATGATCGTGGGAGCGGCGGGTCTGTTCACGATTGCCGTTGACCACATCGCGCTCACAGCACGGATGCCGCTGCTGGCCGGTGTTGCCCTCTTCACCGTGTCGCTCATTCCCGCGCTTGCCGTTCCCAGTGCCGTCAATCTGTGGTCATTCGGGCTGCTCGCGGCGGCGATCCTGTTGTTGCTTCGCGCCGAAACCCGGGGCCGGGAGCCGCGGGTCGGGCGAGCCAGCGGCGCCTCCGCCGTCGCTGCGGGGATCGGCGCGCTCGCGCTGATTGCGACCCTGATCATCACACCCTCGCTCCCCCAACCGGCGCCTCGGGTCGCCTCGGGAAGCGGCACCGCGGGGATCGATGCGTCGCTGTCGCTCGGTCAGGATCTGCGCCGCCCCGAGCAGATCGAGGTGCTGCGGATGCGCTCGAGCGCGCCCCTGCCCCCGTACCTGCGGGTCGCGACCCTCAGCGAGTTCACGGGCGCCGTGTGGCAACCCGATCGCACGTGGGCACTCCCGCTGGACAGCGGCGGGGTGTTCGGCGATGTCGAGACAACTCCGGGTATCGAGGTGGCCGACTATCTCACCACGGTGGAGATCACCGACCTCTCGTCATCCTGGCTGCCCGTGCCTTTCCCGGCTGTGGGAGTGGACGGCCTGTCGGGATCGTGGAACGCGATGCCGTTGAACCGGACGGTCGTGGGTGAGAACGGCGCGACGCAGGGACAGTCGTACGTCGTTGAGACCAGCGTCCCCGAGCCGACGCTCGACCAGATCCGTGGCGCGGATGCCAACCCCAACCGGGTCCGGGACACGGCATCCGCCCTGCCCGAGAATCTGCCCGAGATCATCGCCAGCACTGCCGAAGAGATCACGGCAGGAACCACGAACGACTATGACGCGCTCATCGCCCTGCAGTCCTGGTTCCGAGGATCGGACTTCCGCTACTCCCTGGACGCTCCCGTCGAGCAGGGGTTCGACGGCTCGGGCGCGGATGCTGTCGCCGCCTTCCTCGAGGTGAAGTCCGGGTACTGCGTGCACTATGCCTCGGCGTTCGCGCTGATGGCGCGGACTCTCGACATGCCCTCCCGGATCGTGGTGGGCTACCTGCCGGGCGTGAACACCAGCACCGTCGTCGAGGGGCAGACCGTGCGCTCGGTGCTCAGCGGTCAGCTTCACGCGTGGCCCGAGGTGTACTTCGACGGGATCGGTTGGGTGGCGTTCGAACCCACCAACAGTCTCGGCACTGCCACGCGATTCGGCTCGGCCACGGATACGGCAGAGAATGACGCGACTGATCCCACCCCGACCGCCACGTCTGCTCCCTCGGCGACGCCGCAGCCCACGCGGTCGGCGCCTACCGACAATCTCGACACCTCGGATGCCTCGGCGGCCCTCCCCGCGCAGCGCAACCTCGTCGCGCTCGGGTGGGGAGCCGTCGCGGTGGGGCTGCTCGCTCTGCTGGCGGCGCCCGGTATCGTCGCGGAGCTGCGGCGTCGGCGGCTTCTCGCGGCGGCGGCAGCAGGCGATTCGGTCGCGGCGTGGACCGTCGTTCGCGACACGGCGGTCGATCTCGGCATCCGTGTCTCGGGGAGTGACACGCCACGCATGCTCGGCGAGCGGCTGGTCCGGGAACACGATGTCGACGCGGACGCGATGAATCTCGTGGTGTCGGCGATCGAACGTGCCTCGTATGCTCCCGCGGGGGTCGGCGTGGTGGCTCGCACGTCGGAGACAGCGGTCGGTACCGCTGCTGACCCTGCCGGGTCAGAGTCTCGCGAGCTCGCTACCGCGGCCCGCGACACCCGAACTCAGCTGATGCTCGCAGCGACGCCGGGACGCCGCTCGCTCGCCCTGATTGCGCCCCGTTCGCTGGTGTTCGGCCTCGTCGTCAGACAGAGATAGCGAACGCGGCGCCACGGCGGCCGAGGGAACCCTACGAAAAGGTCCTGAGCCGCGGCCCGCCCGTAGGCGGTGTCGCGACTCAGGACCATGGCGGTGACGGTGGGATTTGAACCCACGGTGCGCTTGCACGCACACACGACTTCCAATCGTGCTCCTTAGGCCGCTCAGACACGTCACCAGAACAGCCTGTCCATCGTACCCGATGCCCTTCTCCCGCCCAGACCAGCACAGACGCGAGGGACGTGTAACGGTTCGCCCCTCCGCGGACATGAACGACGTGTTGGGACCAAGATAGGAGCACCGATGAAGACCGTGTCCGAAACCGACCTTCTCGACGCCTTGCGCGCAGCGGACCCTGCGGCACAGGTCACGCTGACAGGCGCCGATGCGACAGCAGCCGTTCACCGGTCCCGCCCAGGGCGGCCGGAACGTCGCCGACGGCTGATCTGGGCGACGGCCCTCGCCGCCGTCGCCGTCGTCGGGATTCCCGTTGGAGCGGTCGCTATGGGGCTATCCGCGCGTACTGGCTGGTTTGGATCGCCCAATCCCGGCGATGACCGCGGGACCGTCGTAAGCACTGAGTCTGACGACACGGAGTGGCTCGACCTGGGCGCCGACGACCTCCCAGACGTCGTCGCCTCGCTCTATCCCGCGTGGCTACCACTCGCGCCCGGCGTCAGCGCGGACGCGCTCACTGCTCGCGTTACCGACACCATGGCGCAACAAAATGCACTCGCTCAAGAGACCCTGGTCCGCCGCACCTACGAATACCTGGCCTACCGGGACTGGATCGGAGCGTGGATCACCGCTTACGACACCGGAGACACCGCGGGACAGGCCAAGGCTGCCGCCGTCCTCACAGATGCCGCCGGCTGGCCCGCGATGGTCGAGACCGACGGC
Protein-coding sequences here:
- a CDS encoding AAA family ATPase is translated as MTESVISEDRATAQAPHAPTPLAVERFAEITDAVLGAITSVIDGKPDAARSALICLLAEGHLLIEDVPGVGKTMLARALAASIDAAVRRIQFTPDLLPGDVTGVSAFNPVEREFEFKPGAVFANIVIADEINRSSPKTQSALLEAMEERQVTVDGHTHLVPHPFLVVATQNPLEMEGTYALPEAQRDRFTMRISMGYPDARAETLMLRQRETVNPLESVRPVVTTHEVADLIVTARHVHVAPAIEEYTVSLAQATRSHSDLKLGASPRATLQLVRAAKVAAALEGRSFVIPDDITGLLHPVFAHRLIATRAAGGAHHGEAAVAAALDQIAANARVPLASRR
- a CDS encoding transglutaminaseTgpA domain-containing protein produces the protein MIGIIAALLPVTRVVSPGAWVWGTLGLSAAIMVTGFLLRRTRMSAIGISAIELALTVGVVTVVFLRDTALWGVLPVFASVDQAANLVVTASEEIFYSAAPMVPTPALSFMIVGAAGLFTIAVDHIALTARMPLLAGVALFTVSLIPALAVPSAVNLWSFGLLAAAILLLLRAETRGREPRVGRASGASAVAAGIGALALIATLIITPSLPQPAPRVASGSGTAGIDASLSLGQDLRRPEQIEVLRMRSSAPLPPYLRVATLSEFTGAVWQPDRTWALPLDSGGVFGDVETTPGIEVADYLTTVEITDLSSSWLPVPFPAVGVDGLSGSWNAMPLNRTVVGENGATQGQSYVVETSVPEPTLDQIRGADANPNRVRDTASALPENLPEIIASTAEEITAGTTNDYDALIALQSWFRGSDFRYSLDAPVEQGFDGSGADAVAAFLEVKSGYCVHYASAFALMARTLDMPSRIVVGYLPGVNTSTVVEGQTVRSVLSGQLHAWPEVYFDGIGWVAFEPTNSLGTATRFGSATDTAENDATDPTPTATSAPSATPQPTRSAPTDNLDTSDASAALPAQRNLVALGWGAVAVGLLALLAAPGIVAELRRRRLLAAAAAGDSVAAWTVVRDTAVDLGIRVSGSDTPRMLGERLVREHDVDADAMNLVVSAIERASYAPAGVGVVARTSETAVGTAADPAGSESRELATAARDTRTQLMLAATPGRRSLALIAPRSLVFGLVVRQR
- a CDS encoding DUF58 domain-containing protein — its product is MRRWPFTLRGTGALTLAIASFVIAGETGVVELMFFGVLMAVLVAASLASLWFRGAPTATPRRVVPDVSTAGKPTTVTVTLRPPSRMLGRSGQWREDADAVFIGELEGDLSWNGADRAATVTYSVIPSTRGIYSLGPLRVVTEDPFGLARRAVRVLDAVPVRVAPAQVEVPALRAMTATAGGAIHATHTQRGHGVDNLLARPYQAGDSMRRIHWRASAHHDGLMVRQEENEAAPDAVVVIDLDQARWGEGAATAPGQDPAFEAAVATTVSAVAQLSHDGYTVSVLDSDGTPLHEPIEPGERALLDAFAAHCATIVAGAGHSIHDLPRAFARVGSGPIVMITGTVSEADVAALAPLGAHTTLPVLLATDASPEAFDRAAELGWRVQAVRVGPEMPGWWDDARDQGVAR